In the genome of Qipengyuania seohaensis, one region contains:
- a CDS encoding aa3-type cytochrome c oxidase subunit IV: protein MEPGNDMKAHSKTYGSFIGMLKWAIPVIAIIAAIVVILISG, encoded by the coding sequence ATGGAACCGGGCAACGACATGAAAGCGCATAGCAAGACCTATGGCTCTTTCATCGGAATGCTTAAGTGGGCAATTCCCGTAATTGCGATCATAGCTGCGATCGTCGTCATCCTGATCTCCGGTTGA